A single region of the Marinobacter salinisoli genome encodes:
- a CDS encoding sulfurtransferase TusA family protein, which yields MADRTLDASGLQCPMPLLKTKLELNSMEAGQELEVVATDSGSARDIPAFIKLSRHSLVSTAEAGGEYRFVIKCGG from the coding sequence ATGGCTGATCGTACGTTGGATGCGTCGGGTCTTCAGTGCCCGATGCCCTTGCTGAAAACCAAGCTGGAGCTCAATTCCATGGAAGCTGGCCAGGAGTTAGAGGTGGTTGCCACTGACTCGGGCTCGGCCCGGGATATCCCTGCCTTTATCAAGCTCTCCAGGCATTCGCTGGTGAGCACGGCGGAAGCCGGGGGTGAGTATCGGTTTGTGATAAAGTGCGGCGGCTAG